Proteins from a genomic interval of Arachis hypogaea cultivar Tifrunner chromosome 10, arahy.Tifrunner.gnm2.J5K5, whole genome shotgun sequence:
- the LOC140175672 gene encoding uncharacterized mitochondrial protein AtMg00860-like, with the protein MEWGRPTFVTEFRSFLGLVGYYRRFIKGFLQLTLPLTKLTRKDAPFVWPSECEESFQALKHKLTTAPVLLLPKPSEPRIVEGSGVWRHYLYGVKFQVFSYHKSLEYLFEQKELNIHQKRWIKLLKDYDFELNYHPGKANVMADALS; encoded by the exons ATGGAATGGGGGCGACCAACTTTTGTGACGGAGTTTAGGAGTTTTCTCGGTTTGGTGGGTTATTATCGGAGGTTCATTAAAGGATTTTTGCAACTCACTTTGCCTTTAACCAAGCTGACTAGGAAAGATGCGCCATTTGTCTGGCCTTCTGAGTGTGAGGAAAGTTTTCAAGCATTAAAGCacaagttgaccactgcacctgtatTACTATTGCCTAAGCCGAGTGAACCACGCATCGTTGAAGGGTCTGGG GTTTGGAGACATTACCTATATGGTGTCAAGTTTCAAGTTTTCTCATATCACAAAAGCTTGGAGTACCTCTTTGAGCAGAAAGAATTGAATATACATCAGAAGAGGTGGATAAAGCTATTAAAGGACTACGACTTCGAGTTAAATTATCACCCTGGGAAAGCAAATGTCATGGCGGATGCTTTGAGCTGA